In Deinococcus reticulitermitis, a single genomic region encodes these proteins:
- the nth gene encoding endonuclease III — translation MTSLPAAERPAGAGDRAAQVLAHLERLYPDARTELDFRTPFELLVATVLSAQATDVSVNAATPTLFERYPDAQAMSQATPEDLEPYIRRIGLYRNKARHLAALARLLVERHGGEVPNDFEAVVALPGAGRKTANVVLSNAYGFPAIAVDTHVGRLSRRLGLSAQTNPDKVERDLQALFPNERWVFLHHALILHGRRVCFARRPRCSACELLACCPQIGVTDAA, via the coding sequence GTGACTTCTCTCCCCGCCGCCGAGCGGCCTGCCGGGGCCGGGGACCGGGCCGCGCAGGTGCTCGCCCACCTCGAGCGGCTTTACCCCGACGCCCGCACCGAACTCGATTTCCGCACGCCCTTCGAGCTGCTCGTCGCCACCGTCCTCTCGGCGCAGGCCACCGATGTGAGCGTGAACGCCGCTACCCCCACGCTTTTTGAGCGCTACCCCGACGCCCAGGCCATGAGCCAGGCGACGCCGGAGGACCTCGAGCCCTACATCCGCCGCATCGGGCTGTACCGCAACAAGGCGAGACATCTCGCCGCGCTCGCCCGGCTGCTCGTCGAGCGGCACGGGGGCGAGGTGCCGAACGACTTTGAGGCGGTCGTCGCGCTCCCCGGCGCCGGGCGCAAGACGGCGAATGTCGTGCTGAGCAACGCTTACGGCTTTCCGGCGATCGCAGTCGATACCCACGTGGGCCGCCTGTCGCGCCGGCTTGGCCTGAGCGCCCAGACGAATCCCGACAAGGTGGAGCGCGACCTGCAAGCGCTCTTCCCGAATGAACGTTGGGTGTTTCTCCACCACGCGCTGATCTTGCACGGACGGCGGGTATGTTTCGCGCGCCGCCCCCGCTGCAGTGCCTGTGAGCTGCTGGCCTGCTGTCCTCAGATCGGGGTGACCGATGCCGCCTGA